One genomic window of Deinococcus arcticus includes the following:
- a CDS encoding glycerol-3-phosphate acyltransferase, producing the protein MVFLSALLLLVAFLVGTLPAGQTLLSRAGVNVRMTNAHNLGVENVLHLVGPRLALLSALLDAAKGFVAVLMASSLGRPEVTVLAALAAYLGHLNPPRALYGQRPPRGRGNLLLLGVLSALAVTGALPLWAAALPVVVYAGVAGYWGFVSAATLAGLLAFALAVALLPLGPAAKLGALALLVAATWRFKENLGRLLDGTEPRLGDPVPLAGRRPDEVVAAFMIHPMTLENFWSAQRFAWLRPLVERGIISEKGVRQLAESMRPMKVGELHGIRTLDGKRIRCYLLSSPLLPDVFRDQPELATRRAIEGARLAQELGAEVFGLGAFWSVVGNKGVDVQAAVPEITVTNGGAYTSGTIKAAIPGILEHFAAQGRDLKHATAGVVGANGVVAFGIARTIAPQVGRLIMVGRDVERLERSAATLRRAAKDTEIITTTSYEPLKDADLIFSATSDPNPVIFPQHVKTGAWIFDEGRPADVHDSVLTMPGVRVIPGGVVRPPGGMTSNIDLQFGEGQVPACLAETLIIAATGEHWRKSLGPQTLSENINFFVEQAQKLGFEVVD; encoded by the coding sequence ATGGTGTTTCTCTCGGCCCTGCTGCTGCTCGTGGCGTTTCTGGTGGGCACGCTGCCCGCAGGACAGACGCTGCTGTCCCGCGCGGGCGTGAATGTCCGCATGACCAACGCGCATAACCTGGGGGTCGAGAACGTTCTGCATCTCGTGGGCCCCCGGCTGGCCCTGCTCAGCGCCCTGCTGGACGCCGCCAAGGGCTTCGTGGCGGTGCTGATGGCGTCCAGCCTGGGCCGCCCGGAGGTCACGGTGCTCGCGGCGCTCGCGGCGTACCTGGGGCACCTGAATCCGCCGCGCGCCCTGTACGGCCAGCGCCCGCCGCGTGGCCGGGGCAACCTGCTGCTGCTGGGGGTGCTCTCGGCGCTGGCGGTCACGGGCGCCCTGCCGCTGTGGGCAGCGGCGCTGCCGGTGGTGGTGTACGCCGGGGTGGCCGGGTACTGGGGTTTTGTGAGTGCCGCCACGCTGGCGGGCCTGCTGGCCTTTGCGCTGGCCGTGGCCCTGCTGCCGCTGGGCCCGGCTGCCAAGCTGGGCGCGCTGGCGCTGCTGGTGGCCGCCACGTGGCGCTTCAAGGAGAACCTGGGCCGCCTGCTGGACGGTACCGAGCCCCGCCTGGGTGACCCGGTGCCGCTGGCCGGGCGCCGCCCCGACGAGGTGGTGGCCGCCTTCATGATTCACCCCATGACGCTGGAGAACTTCTGGAGTGCGCAGCGCTTTGCGTGGCTGCGTCCCCTGGTAGAGCGGGGCATCATCAGCGAAAAGGGCGTGCGCCAGCTGGCCGAGAGCATGCGGCCCATGAAGGTGGGCGAACTGCACGGCATCCGTACCCTGGACGGCAAGCGCATTCGCTGTTACCTGCTGTCCAGCCCCCTGCTGCCCGACGTGTTCCGCGACCAGCCGGAACTGGCCACCCGCCGCGCCATCGAGGGCGCGCGGCTGGCCCAGGAACTGGGGGCCGAGGTCTTTGGGCTGGGCGCCTTCTGGTCGGTGGTGGGCAACAAGGGGGTGGACGTGCAGGCGGCCGTTCCCGAGATCACCGTGACCAACGGCGGCGCCTACACCTCCGGCACCATCAAGGCGGCCATTCCCGGCATTCTGGAGCACTTTGCCGCGCAGGGCCGCGACCTGAAGCACGCCACGGCGGGCGTGGTGGGAGCCAACGGGGTGGTGGCGTTCGGCATTGCGCGCACCATCGCCCCGCAGGTGGGCCGGCTGATCATGGTGGGGCGCGACGTGGAGCGCCTGGAACGCAGCGCCGCCACCCTGCGCCGCGCCGCGAAAGACACCGAGATCATCACGACCACCAGCTATGAGCCGCTGAAAGACGCCGACCTGATCTTCTCGGCCACCAGCGACCCCAATCCGGTGATCTTTCCGCAGCATGTCAAGACCGGCGCCTGGATCTTCGATGAGGGCCGCCCCGCCGACGTGCATGACAGCGTGCTGACCATGCCGGGCGTGCGCGTGATTCCCGGCGGCGTGGTGCGCCCCCCTGGCGGCATGACCAGCAACATTGACCTGCAGTTTGGCGAGGGGCAGGTGCCCGCCTGCCTGGCCGAGACCCTGATCATTGCCGCCACCGGCGAGCACTGGCGCAAGAGCCTGGGCCCGCAGACCCTGAGCGAGAACATCAATTTCTTCGTGGAGCAGGCGCAGAAGCTGGGCTTTGAGGTCGTGGACTGA
- a CDS encoding phospholipase D-like domain-containing protein, whose translation MKRWLGQAVMGAWAAVAWAGALPLALGPARPPVVVNWPADACPLPTAPLERAVWQVVRARGGSDVSCGNAFAGYLRTPQSLDTPQDAFSQIAAQVEGARREVLLTNMEWQGGQGQPGWTLAQAVGRLYRRLQATPAAYPDGLTVRLLLGGVPQLGPSGQATHILTLARDLRAAGVPFSDPGRGWTVTLLNYASFPHSHVKLHVIDGEDVTAAGFNFTAWHLPASQPGGRALHDLGLRLRGPVAQAGVAAFDDLWRRSEALRCPPQVAPEEVEAACALGPAPAPSHPPAAGVARPAGQARAWLLYRRPGGEGLADDAHLALLGAARESIDLMQADFGAGLSCWYAYLHPEGCAFADLPVYFPAVLGALDRGVRVRLLAVNYGVGAAANRSGVALLRREMRRRGIPDNRFQARYVDFAMHTKALTVDGQMVVVGSMNFHFSAWGTLGLAEAALATSDPAAVAGQVTSFEQVWQRSSVPLPLERWLAP comes from the coding sequence ATGAAGCGGTGGCTGGGGCAGGCAGTGATGGGGGCATGGGCCGCAGTGGCCTGGGCCGGGGCGCTCCCCTTGGCACTGGGGCCCGCCCGCCCGCCCGTGGTGGTCAACTGGCCTGCCGATGCCTGCCCGCTCCCCACTGCGCCGCTGGAACGCGCGGTGTGGCAGGTGGTGCGCGCCCGGGGCGGCAGCGACGTGTCGTGCGGCAACGCTTTTGCGGGGTACCTGCGCACGCCGCAGAGCCTGGACACGCCCCAGGACGCCTTTAGCCAGATCGCGGCGCAGGTCGAAGGCGCGCGGCGTGAAGTGCTGCTGACCAACATGGAGTGGCAGGGGGGCCAGGGGCAGCCCGGCTGGACCCTGGCACAGGCGGTGGGGCGGCTGTACCGCCGCCTGCAGGCCACCCCCGCCGCCTACCCCGATGGCCTGACCGTGCGCCTGCTGCTGGGCGGCGTGCCCCAGCTTGGGCCCAGTGGGCAGGCCACCCACATCCTGACCCTGGCCCGCGACCTGCGCGCCGCCGGGGTCCCGTTCTCGGACCCCGGGCGAGGCTGGACCGTCACGCTGCTGAACTACGCTTCTTTTCCCCACAGCCACGTCAAGCTGCATGTGATTGACGGCGAGGACGTCACGGCCGCCGGCTTCAACTTCACCGCCTGGCACCTGCCGGCCAGCCAGCCGGGCGGGCGCGCCCTGCACGATCTGGGCCTGCGGCTGCGCGGGCCAGTGGCGCAGGCGGGCGTGGCGGCCTTTGACGACCTGTGGCGCCGCAGCGAGGCCCTGCGCTGCCCGCCCCAGGTGGCGCCCGAAGAGGTGGAGGCGGCCTGTGCCCTGGGCCCGGCGCCGGCGCCCAGCCATCCCCCGGCGGCGGGGGTGGCCCGCCCCGCCGGGCAGGCCCGCGCGTGGCTGCTCTACCGCCGCCCCGGTGGTGAGGGGCTGGCCGACGACGCGCATCTGGCGCTGCTGGGCGCGGCCCGCGAGAGCATTGACCTGATGCAGGCAGATTTTGGCGCGGGGTTGAGCTGCTGGTACGCCTACCTGCACCCCGAAGGCTGCGCGTTTGCCGATCTGCCGGTGTACTTTCCGGCGGTGCTGGGCGCCCTGGACCGGGGGGTGCGCGTGCGGCTGCTGGCGGTGAACTACGGCGTGGGGGCCGCCGCCAACCGCTCGGGCGTGGCCCTGCTGCGCCGCGAGATGCGGCGGCGCGGCATTCCCGATAACCGCTTTCAGGCGCGCTATGTGGATTTTGCGATGCACACCAAGGCCCTCACGGTGGACGGGCAGATGGTGGTGGTGGGCAGCATGAATTTCCATTTCAGTGCCTGGGGCACCCTGGGGCTGGCCGAGGCGGCGCTGGCCACCAGCGACCCGGCTGCCGTGGCCGGGCAGGTGACCAGTTTCGAGCAGGTGTGGCAGCGCAGCAGTGTGCCGCTGCCACTGGAACGCTGGCTGGCCCCCTGA
- the ispH gene encoding 4-hydroxy-3-methylbut-2-enyl diphosphate reductase yields the protein MVERLHLAKPRGFCAGVVMAIQAVEKAAQTEDKPVTVYHSIVHNHTVVERLQQRHGVHFVEDLNDIDTLPEGGETVVFSAHGISPAVRERARALGLSTIDATCPLVTKVHTEAKKYAREGYTILLIGDSARHQEVIGTRGEAPGATILVGVLGKSGEGLHDPYTVTVPDPERLVVLTQTTLSVDDTRRTVEILKARFPRLVVPPSEDLCYATKNRQDAVKAIAPHVDLFLVLTSTHSSNGMRLLELAADACGRAERLETAADLAGLDLSGVRSIGITSAASTPDDLVQGVVAHFQGLNPALQVVEEGEWENIEFREPKKIAPSQALPRTLQ from the coding sequence GTGGTTGAGCGGCTGCATCTGGCCAAGCCCCGGGGCTTCTGTGCGGGGGTCGTCATGGCCATTCAGGCGGTGGAAAAGGCCGCGCAGACCGAAGACAAGCCGGTCACGGTGTACCACTCCATCGTGCACAACCACACGGTGGTGGAGCGGCTGCAGCAGCGCCACGGCGTGCATTTTGTGGAAGACCTGAACGACATTGACACCTTGCCCGAAGGCGGCGAAACCGTGGTGTTCAGCGCCCACGGCATCAGCCCCGCTGTGCGCGAGCGGGCGCGCGCCCTGGGTCTGAGCACCATTGACGCCACCTGCCCGCTGGTGACCAAGGTGCACACCGAGGCCAAGAAGTACGCCCGCGAGGGCTACACCATCCTGCTGATTGGCGACAGTGCCCGCCACCAGGAGGTGATTGGCACGCGCGGCGAGGCGCCCGGGGCCACCATTCTGGTGGGCGTGCTGGGCAAGAGCGGCGAAGGGCTGCACGACCCGTACACCGTAACGGTGCCCGACCCCGAGCGGCTGGTGGTCCTGACCCAGACCACCCTGAGCGTGGACGACACCCGGCGCACCGTGGAGATTCTGAAGGCGCGCTTTCCCCGGCTGGTGGTGCCCCCCAGCGAGGACCTGTGTTACGCCACCAAGAACCGCCAGGACGCGGTCAAGGCCATCGCCCCGCACGTGGACCTGTTTCTGGTGCTCACCAGCACGCATTCCAGCAACGGCATGCGGCTGCTGGAACTGGCCGCCGACGCCTGCGGCCGGGCCGAGCGCCTGGAAACTGCGGCGGACCTCGCAGGCCTGGACCTGAGCGGCGTGCGCTCCATCGGCATCACGAGTGCGGCCAGCACGCCAGACGATCTGGTGCAGGGGGTGGTGGCCCACTTCCAGGGGCTGAACCCGGCGCTGCAGGTGGTGGAAGAAGGCGAGTGGGAGAACATCGAATTCCGCGAGCCCAAGAAGATCGCGCCCAGCCAGGCGCTGCCGCGCACCCTGCAGTAG
- a CDS encoding DUF1294 domain-containing protein: protein MPPEALGFAFRLFVVWQLLWGLAAFVAIWRDKELAREGRRRIPERHLHRLEAWGGALGSGVAQLLFRHKTRKVAYQRVYRRLLAAWLLGWALLLGVQRLAG from the coding sequence GTGCCGCCTGAGGCGCTGGGCTTTGCCTTCCGGTTGTTCGTGGTCTGGCAACTGCTGTGGGGGTTGGCGGCCTTCGTGGCGATCTGGCGCGACAAGGAGCTGGCGCGGGAAGGCCGGCGCCGCATTCCCGAGCGCCACCTGCACCGTCTGGAGGCCTGGGGCGGCGCCCTGGGCTCGGGGGTGGCGCAGCTGCTGTTCCGGCACAAGACGCGCAAGGTGGCCTACCAGCGGGTCTACCGGCGCCTGCTGGCCGCGTGGCTGCTGGGCTGGGCGCTGCTGCTTGGCGTACAGAGGCTGGCCGGCTGA
- a CDS encoding [LysW]-aminoadipate kinase, with the protein MIVVKVGGSAGIDYDAVCADMAARWTAGERLILVHGGSGETNRVAEALGHPPRFVTSPSGYTSRFTDRQTLEIFEMVYCGKMNKGIVERLQRLGVNAVGLSGLDGRIFEGRHKDSVRAVENGKVKVLRGDHTGTVERVNTGLLELLLSAGYLPVLTPPASSYEGVAINVDGDRAAAALAVALKAEALLLLSNVPGLLRAYPDEGSLIREIPAGDVEQYLEFAQDRMKKKVLGAAEAVQGGVRRVIFGDARAGQPVSAALAGAGTVVS; encoded by the coding sequence ATGATTGTGGTGAAGGTGGGCGGCAGCGCCGGCATAGATTACGACGCGGTGTGTGCCGACATGGCTGCGCGCTGGACGGCGGGCGAGCGCCTGATTCTGGTCCACGGGGGCAGCGGCGAAACCAACCGCGTGGCCGAGGCGCTGGGGCACCCGCCCCGCTTCGTGACCAGCCCCAGCGGCTACACCAGCCGCTTTACCGACCGCCAGACCCTGGAGATTTTCGAGATGGTGTACTGCGGCAAGATGAATAAGGGCATCGTGGAACGCCTGCAGCGCCTGGGTGTGAACGCGGTGGGCCTGTCGGGACTGGACGGCCGCATCTTCGAGGGGCGCCACAAGGACAGCGTGCGGGCCGTGGAGAACGGCAAGGTGAAGGTGCTGCGCGGCGACCACACTGGCACGGTGGAGCGGGTCAACACCGGGCTGCTGGAGCTGCTGCTCTCGGCCGGGTACCTGCCCGTGCTGACCCCGCCCGCCAGTTCCTATGAAGGCGTGGCGATCAACGTGGACGGCGACCGCGCCGCCGCCGCCCTGGCCGTGGCCCTGAAAGCCGAAGCGCTGCTGCTGCTCTCCAACGTGCCGGGCCTGCTGCGCGCCTATCCGGACGAGGGCAGCCTGATCCGCGAGATTCCGGCGGGTGACGTGGAACAGTACCTGGAATTTGCCCAGGACCGCATGAAGAAAAAGGTTCTGGGCGCCGCCGAAGCGGTGCAGGGCGGGGTGCGCCGCGTGATCTTCGGGGACGCTCGGGCCGGGCAGCCAGTCAGCGCTGCTCTGGCCGGGGCCGGCACGGTGGTGTCGTAA
- a CDS encoding S1C family serine protease produces MNRTLSLLALTSTLALGALVGYDLRDRALDRQAAPVTAAPVTAGQPTSGQMVPALATAPATEARARTESEANTVEVVRARRDGLVYISVTEGDESSAEAQLRRRLQEQLPFNFGLPEGGPRTGTGSGFFVTAGGDIITNNHVVEGAGDITIRLHGSTRTYKAEVVARAPDFDLALLRAKGVPTAQIKPIPLGNSDGLDVGLKAIAMGAPFGLDFSVSEGIISSLERQVPVGTRAVEQSVIQTDAAINPGNSGGPLLNSAGQVIGVNTQILTGGIGQSAGVGFAIPVNTVKKLLPQLQAGKGGQDAVIQTPSLGIVLGEVGILSAAQRQRARLPEAGALVRCVYDGSPAQAARLQGALGCANLETPQAEAAATPDLNRADVITAFDGQPVASVNDLRAAVLGKRPGDRVTLKVQRAGQTREVQVTLKVFQFPVAQE; encoded by the coding sequence ATGAACCGCACCCTCTCTCTTCTGGCCCTCACCAGCACCCTGGCCCTGGGCGCCCTGGTGGGCTACGACCTGCGTGACCGCGCCCTGGACCGTCAGGCCGCGCCGGTCACTGCCGCTCCGGTCACTGCTGGACAACCCACTTCCGGGCAGATGGTCCCTGCCCTGGCCACGGCGCCCGCCACCGAGGCCCGCGCCCGCACCGAGAGCGAGGCGAACACGGTGGAGGTGGTGCGGGCCCGGCGCGACGGTCTGGTGTACATCAGCGTGACCGAGGGCGACGAGAGCAGCGCCGAGGCGCAGCTGCGCCGCCGCCTGCAGGAGCAGTTGCCCTTCAACTTCGGCCTGCCCGAAGGTGGCCCCCGCACCGGCACGGGCAGCGGGTTCTTCGTCACGGCGGGGGGCGACATCATCACGAACAACCATGTGGTGGAGGGTGCGGGCGACATCACCATCCGCCTGCACGGCAGCACCAGGACCTACAAGGCCGAGGTGGTGGCCCGCGCCCCCGACTTTGACCTCGCGCTGCTGCGCGCCAAGGGGGTACCCACTGCCCAGATCAAACCCATTCCGCTGGGGAACAGTGATGGGCTGGACGTGGGCCTCAAGGCCATTGCTATGGGCGCGCCCTTTGGACTCGATTTCAGTGTCTCGGAGGGCATTATTTCGAGTCTGGAGAGGCAGGTGCCGGTGGGCACGCGGGCGGTGGAACAAAGCGTGATCCAGACCGATGCCGCCATCAACCCTGGCAACAGCGGCGGGCCGCTGCTGAACAGCGCCGGGCAGGTGATCGGGGTGAACACCCAGATTCTGACCGGCGGGATTGGGCAGAGCGCGGGCGTGGGCTTTGCCATTCCGGTGAATACGGTCAAGAAGCTGTTGCCCCAGTTGCAGGCCGGCAAGGGTGGCCAGGACGCCGTGATTCAGACCCCCAGCCTGGGCATTGTGCTGGGTGAGGTGGGTATCCTGAGTGCCGCCCAGCGCCAGCGCGCGCGGTTGCCAGAAGCGGGCGCGCTGGTCCGGTGTGTGTATGACGGCAGCCCGGCCCAGGCCGCCCGGTTGCAGGGAGCGCTGGGCTGCGCCAACCTGGAGACCCCGCAGGCTGAGGCGGCGGCCACCCCCGATCTGAACCGCGCCGACGTGATCACGGCCTTTGACGGGCAGCCGGTCGCCAGCGTCAACGACCTGCGCGCCGCCGTGCTGGGCAAGCGCCCCGGCGACCGCGTGACCCTGAAGGTGCAGCGCGCCGGCCAGACACGCGAGGTGCAGGTGACACTGAAGGTCTTTCAGTTTCCCGTCGCCCAGGAGTAG
- a CDS encoding S1 RNA-binding domain-containing protein, with amino-acid sequence MVQLDSGAVVEGRVTRVTDFGAFIQFENGETGLVHISQIAHSFVRNIHDHVREGENVEVKVLGRDERGRLDLSIKELLEEPEEVPRPRAIGRQSPQFEAKLRSFMRDAKERTTGGGGKKPATKRKK; translated from the coding sequence TTGGTGCAGCTTGATTCCGGCGCGGTCGTGGAGGGCCGCGTAACGCGCGTGACGGACTTCGGCGCGTTCATCCAGTTCGAGAACGGTGAGACGGGCCTTGTGCACATCTCCCAGATCGCCCATTCCTTTGTCCGGAACATCCACGATCATGTCCGTGAGGGCGAGAACGTGGAGGTCAAGGTGCTGGGCCGCGATGAACGGGGGCGTCTGGACCTGTCCATCAAGGAACTGCTCGAAGAACCCGAAGAGGTGCCCCGCCCGCGCGCCATTGGGCGCCAGAGCCCCCAGTTCGAGGCCAAGCTGCGCTCGTTCATGCGAGACGCCAAGGAGCGCACCACGGGTGGCGGCGGCAAGAAGCCAGCCACCAAGCGCAAGAAGTAA
- a CDS encoding septum site-determining protein MinC: MKLRGTLGGLNLLLEPGDTAQAVQDALAGRTELLASHVTLEIQGDADPDALEAALGAIRAAGGTPGRVRAPRVSVPAPLNTAPEAPAPRLQIVPHTLRAGMRETYPGSVIVLGDVNPGAEILAGGDVIVVGALRGLAHAGCTGNTEAMVWARPIASAQIRIADAVARAPEGSSLSTMRHRDDQPVPEMARLHDGAIRIDVQK; encoded by the coding sequence ATGAAGTTGCGCGGCACGCTGGGGGGCCTGAACCTGCTCCTGGAACCCGGAGACACGGCCCAGGCCGTACAGGACGCGCTGGCGGGCCGCACCGAGCTGCTGGCCAGCCACGTGACGCTGGAAATTCAAGGCGACGCCGACCCTGACGCGCTGGAAGCGGCCCTGGGGGCCATTCGCGCGGCGGGCGGCACGCCGGGGCGGGTGCGGGCGCCGCGGGTGAGCGTGCCCGCGCCCCTGAACACCGCCCCCGAAGCCCCGGCGCCCCGGCTGCAGATCGTGCCGCACACCCTGCGCGCGGGCATGCGCGAAACCTACCCGGGCAGCGTGATTGTGCTGGGCGACGTGAACCCGGGCGCCGAGATTCTGGCCGGAGGCGACGTGATCGTGGTGGGCGCCCTGCGCGGCCTGGCGCACGCCGGCTGCACCGGCAATACCGAGGCCATGGTCTGGGCGCGGCCCATTGCCAGCGCCCAGATCCGCATTGCCGACGCCGTGGCCCGCGCCCCCGAGGGCAGCAGCCTGAGCACCATGCGCCACCGCGACGACCAGCCGGTGCCGGAAATGGCCCGCCTGCACGACGGCGCGATCCGGATTGACGTACAGAAATAG
- a CDS encoding amidase family protein produces MKGVIPSTPDPILDLDAVTLAAATRRDDLTCAEVTRLYLGRLEALNPRLRAVITVNPQAQADADALDSRPRAARGPLHGVPMLIKDNIDVAGLPTTAGSALLRAHVPAADAPLVARLRAAGAVILGKANLTEWANFMTLGMPNGYSSAGGQTVNPWGEALDTGGSSSGSGVAVAARLCVAAIGTETSGSIVSPAHQSGVIGLKPTLGLVPRTGIVPISHSQDTAGPITRSARDAALILSVIAGPDAHDEASRRLPVPDLALIEAALGGADIGLICDEPALDERETASLERVRQTLQEAGAQVQDLDFPSRAELGTHGWGLEVLLYEFKGDLNAYLCGVQQGPRTLQEVLEAGDRDPDRLLRYGQTLLHAAQGTRGDAGEATYRLARTRDLNLTRARGFDTLFARGLDLVLFPGIRGYHLAAKAGYPSVAVPVPRAGGGQPGGVLLVAPAGADALLLAGAAHLNRLLGGVRFPAGV; encoded by the coding sequence GTGAAAGGCGTGATTCCCTCCACCCCCGATCCCATCCTGGACTTGGACGCCGTCACGCTGGCCGCTGCCACCCGCCGGGACGACCTGACCTGCGCCGAGGTGACCCGGCTGTACCTGGGGCGCCTGGAGGCCCTGAACCCCCGGCTGCGCGCAGTGATCACCGTCAACCCCCAGGCCCAGGCCGACGCCGACGCCCTGGACAGCCGGCCCCGGGCGGCGCGCGGGCCGCTGCACGGCGTGCCCATGCTGATCAAGGACAACATTGATGTGGCTGGTCTGCCCACCACAGCCGGCAGCGCCCTGCTGCGCGCTCATGTGCCGGCCGCAGACGCGCCGCTGGTGGCCCGGCTGCGCGCGGCGGGCGCGGTGATTCTGGGCAAGGCCAACCTCACCGAATGGGCCAACTTCATGACGCTGGGCATGCCCAACGGCTATTCCAGCGCGGGCGGTCAGACGGTCAACCCCTGGGGCGAGGCGCTGGACACGGGCGGCAGCAGTTCAGGCAGCGGTGTGGCCGTCGCCGCGCGGCTGTGCGTGGCCGCCATCGGCACCGAGACCAGCGGCAGCATCGTCAGCCCGGCGCACCAGAGCGGGGTCATTGGCCTGAAACCCACCCTGGGGCTGGTGCCGCGCACCGGCATCGTGCCCATCAGCCACAGCCAGGACACGGCCGGGCCCATCACGCGCAGTGCCCGCGACGCCGCGCTGATTCTCTCCGTGATCGCCGGCCCCGACGCCCACGACGAGGCCAGCCGCCGCCTGCCCGTGCCCGATCTGGCTCTGATCGAGGCGGCCCTGGGCGGCGCCGACATTGGCCTCATCTGTGATGAACCGGCGCTGGATGAGCGCGAAACTGCCTCGCTGGAGCGGGTGCGCCAGACCCTGCAGGAAGCAGGCGCGCAGGTGCAGGACCTTGACTTTCCGTCCCGCGCCGAACTGGGCACCCACGGCTGGGGGCTGGAAGTGCTGCTCTATGAATTCAAGGGCGACCTGAACGCCTACCTCTGCGGGGTGCAGCAGGGCCCGCGCACCCTGCAGGAGGTACTTGAGGCCGGGGACCGCGACCCCGACCGCCTGCTGCGCTACGGTCAGACCCTGCTGCACGCCGCGCAGGGCACCCGGGGCGACGCGGGCGAAGCCACCTACCGGCTGGCGCGCACCCGCGACCTGAACCTCACCCGCGCCCGGGGCTTCGACACCCTGTTTGCCCGGGGCCTGGACCTTGTGCTGTTTCCTGGCATCCGTGGGTACCACCTTGCGGCCAAGGCGGGCTACCCCAGCGTGGCGGTGCCGGTCCCGCGCGCGGGGGGCGGCCAGCCCGGCGGCGTGCTGCTGGTGGCCCCCGCCGGCGCCGACGCCCTGCTGCTGGCAGGCGCGGCGCATCTGAACCGGCTGCTGGGGGGCGTGCGGTTTCCGGCAGGGGTGTAG